One genomic region from Deinococcus fonticola encodes:
- a CDS encoding GGDEF domain-containing protein, producing the protein MPVRSPVTYVLPLVALLHSLLVMTPWLTGFTRTLVLDLLYLLVIAVTSLMVLLEVRPGRVLTNRFARAVLPLLLAEAWMLQYDFPGRELPDWSVADPLYFAFYLGVAFTLAYLHGLTRWSWRTWGWVLDSLIVVAVVGEAAWFSSLRSALAGSESWVLRGINLAYVLCDLLLLGMALLSLRQQFARPLLLFVLGVLGFVGADLLYLGLGDRYVPGTPMDLLWTWGTVAQALGLLGASREIFAPTSAPRSSPLPERWRVVAFLPYVAVGVTCLLLVQYAGGGQGQSAAWWTVGIFVLVIVRQAVTFTERSLLNRRLREQTRQLQHMALHDGLTGLGNRAAFDQHLQEQLAQAAVSVTLYYFDLDSFKAINDSLGHEAGDETLREVARRLRGVLPPGAFAARMGGDEFAVIVPGFDSVPAAQALLLRFLAAMQLPVSLLDKPVQVRVSVGMAFRAAGEEVDAAKFRHQADQEMYHWKQKYRSISMHAGPGLNSSAQN; encoded by the coding sequence ATGCCTGTTCGTTCTCCCGTGACTTACGTTCTGCCGCTGGTGGCGCTGCTGCACTCGCTGCTGGTCATGACGCCGTGGCTCACGGGATTTACGCGAACGCTGGTGCTGGACTTGCTTTACCTGCTGGTCATCGCCGTGACTTCCCTGATGGTGCTGCTGGAGGTACGGCCTGGGCGGGTGCTGACCAACCGTTTCGCGCGGGCCGTCTTGCCTCTGCTGCTGGCAGAGGCGTGGATGCTTCAGTACGATTTTCCGGGCCGGGAACTCCCGGACTGGTCGGTGGCCGATCCGCTCTATTTCGCGTTTTACCTGGGGGTGGCGTTCACCCTGGCTTACCTGCATGGCCTGACGCGCTGGTCGTGGCGGACGTGGGGCTGGGTGCTGGACAGCCTGATCGTGGTGGCGGTGGTGGGGGAGGCGGCGTGGTTTTCTTCCCTGCGATCGGCGCTGGCCGGTTCGGAGTCATGGGTGCTGCGGGGCATCAACCTGGCTTACGTGCTGTGTGACCTGCTGCTGCTGGGCATGGCGCTGCTGAGTCTGCGCCAGCAGTTTGCCCGCCCACTGCTGCTGTTTGTGCTGGGGGTGCTGGGGTTCGTGGGGGCCGATCTGCTTTACCTGGGGCTGGGGGACAGGTACGTGCCGGGAACCCCCATGGACCTGCTGTGGACGTGGGGCACGGTGGCACAGGCGCTGGGACTGCTCGGGGCGTCGCGGGAAATATTCGCCCCGACCTCCGCGCCCCGGTCGTCACCGTTGCCGGAACGCTGGAGGGTGGTGGCTTTCCTGCCTTACGTGGCGGTGGGCGTCACCTGCCTGCTGCTGGTGCAGTACGCCGGTGGGGGACAGGGGCAGAGCGCGGCCTGGTGGACGGTGGGGATTTTCGTGCTGGTCATAGTGCGGCAGGCAGTGACGTTCACGGAGCGTTCGCTGTTGAACAGGCGCCTGCGGGAGCAGACGCGGCAGTTGCAGCACATGGCCCTGCATGACGGCCTGACCGGGCTGGGCAACCGCGCGGCCTTCGACCAGCACCTGCAAGAGCAACTGGCGCAGGCCGCTGTCTCGGTGACGCTGTACTACTTCGATCTGGACAGCTTCAAGGCGATCAACGACTCATTGGGTCATGAGGCCGGGGACGAGACACTCCGGGAGGTGGCGCGGCGCCTGCGTGGGGTTTTGCCGCCTGGGGCCTTCGCGGCGCGTATGGGCGGGGATGAATTCGCGGTGATCGTGCCGGGGTTCGATTCGGTGCCGGCGGCTCAGGCGTTGCTGCTGCGGTTCCTGGCGGCCATGCAGCTTCCGGTGTCGTTGCTGGACAAGCCGGTACAGGTCAGGGTGTCGGTGGGGATGGCTTTCCGGGCGGCGGGCGAGGAAGTGGACGCCGCGAAGTTCCGGCACCAGGCCGATCAGGAAATGTACCACTGGAAGCAAAAATACCGTTCTATAAGCATGCATGCTGGCCCTGGCCTGAACAGTTCTGCACAGAATTGA